One Drechmeria coniospora strain ARSEF 6962 chromosome 01, whole genome shotgun sequence genomic region harbors:
- a CDS encoding hypothetical protein (related to squalene monooxygenase), whose product MTTTAVSAAADARVRRETYHEADVVVVGAGVFGCAAAYALANQGRSVLLLERWMKEPDRIVGELLQPGGLAALRKLGLGHCVDDIDSVPCKGYNVIYHGEPSLIPYPPVDADGDVPHKWSGAGQEGKRPEGRSFHHGRFVGRLRRSCLAHENITVVETEVTKTVRGEFSDEVLGVESRTTDRRTGEKKSDYFFGHLTIIADGYASIFRKQLLGSVPVVKSKFYALELVDCPLPQQHFGHVIIGNAFPVLLYQIGSRETRALFDVPQGIPEAAPAAGGVRGYIANVAIPALPDSVQAAARRALDDGKIPRSMPNSWLPPTKQAPRGVILLGDAFNMRHPLTGGGMTVAFNDALVLAELLHPDRVRNLEDGRAVRSAVDAFYWRRKSYTSIINVLAQALYTLFAADDRQLKALQLGCFEYFRRGITDGPCGLLGGIIHMPSVLAYHFFSVAFVAIWLNGLSVMSGPLGPLKLPLAMVDAVLILLKAAGVFLPLLFREGFR is encoded by the coding sequence atgacgacgactgcCGTGTCtgccgcggccgacgcgcGCGTCCGGCGTGAGACGTAccacgaggccgacgtcgtcgtcgtcggcgccggcgtcttcggctgcgccgccgcctacgCGCTCGCCAACCAGGGCCGATCcgtcctccttctcgagcGTTGGATGAAGGAGCCCgaccgcatcgtcggcgagctgctccaGCCCGGCGGTCTCGCGGCCCTCCggaagctcggcctcggacactgcgtcgacgacatcgactCGGTGCCCTGCAAGGGATACAACGTCATCTACCACGGCGAGCCGTCCCTCATCCCCTACCcacccgtcgacgccgacggcgacgtcccCCACAAGTggtccggcgccggccaggagGGCAAGCGGCCCGAGGGAAGGAGTTTCCACCACGgtcgcttcgtcggccgcctgcgccgGTCGTGCCTCGCGCACGAGAacatcaccgtcgtcgagaccgAGGTGACCAAGACGGTCCGCGGCGAGTTCTCGGACGAggtgctcggcgtcgagtcGCGGACGACGGACCGGCGCACGGGCGAGAAGAAGAGCGACTACTTCTTCGGCCACCTCaccatcatcgccgacggctaCGCCTCCATCTTCCGCAAGCAACTCCTCGGCAGCGTGCCCGTGGTCAAGAGCAAGTTTTacgccctcgagctcgtcgactgCCCCCTGCCGCAGCAGCACTTTGGCCAcgtcatcatcggcaacGCCTTCCCCGTCCTCCTCTACCAGATCGGCTCCAGGGAGACGCGCGCGCTCTTCGACGTCCCCCAGGGCATCCCCGAGGcagcgcccgccgccggcggcgtccgcGGCTACATCGCCAACGTCGCCATACCGGCCCTGCCCGACTCGGTccaggccgccgcccggcgcgccctcgacgacggcaagatcCCGCGCAGCATGCCCAACAGctggctgccgccgacgaagcagGCGCCGCGGggcgtcatcctcctcggcgacgccttcAACATGCGCCACCCGCtgaccggcggcggcatgacgGTCGCCTTcaacgacgccctcgtcctcgccgagctgctccACCCCGACCGCGTGCGCAACCTCGAGGACGGGCGGGCCGTtcgctcggccgtcgacgccttcTACTGGCGCCGCAAGAGCTACACGTCCATCATCAACGTCCTCGCCCAGGCCCTCTACaccctcttcgccgccgacgaccgccAGCTCAAGGCCCTGCAGCTCGGATGCTTCGAGTACTTTCGCCGCGGCATCACCGACGGGCCCTgcggcctgctcggcggcatcatccaCATGCCCTCGGTCCTCGCCTACCACTtcttctccgtcgccttTGTCGCCATCTGGCTCAACGGCCTGTCGGTCATGAGCGGCCCCCTCGGCCCCCTGAAGCTACCGCTCGCCatggtcgacgccgtcctgatcctgctcaaggccgccggcgtcttccTGCCCCTCCTCTTCCGCGAGGGCTTTCGGTGA
- a CDS encoding aldo/keto reductase: MSRIALPLAPPAKSPLARYRLLSPSASVRVSPVCLGAMNFGDAWIDYLGQCDQATAEGILDFFYEQGGNFIDTANNYQFGESEKWLGQWMKKRGNRDQMVIATKFTTNFTAGPDQPSVMANYTGNGTKSLFTSVNASLEKLQTDYIDLLYVHWWDYSTSIAEMMQSLNQLVCSGKVLYLGISDTPAWVVSKANEYARNHGLRQFCVYQGRWSAASRDFERDIIPMCKSEGMGICPWGALGGGKFKTEQQRQSKEGRQTDYAETDIKASAALEAIARRKNTAITSIALAYVMHKTPYVFPIVGGRKIDHLRGNIEALTIRLSDEEIKEIEDAVPFDLGFPHNFLWIGGNVPESPQDIWLLNSAATYDYVKEPKPITPQESGE, from the exons ATGAGCCGTATAGCACTCCCCCTAGCGCCCCCAGCCAAGTCCCCCCTGGCTCGATACCGCCTCCTCTCGCCCTCTGCTTCCGTTCGTGTCAGCCCCGTTTGCCTCGGGGCCATGAACTTTGGGGACGCCTG GATCGACTATTTGGGACAGTGTGATCAGGCTACCGCCGAAGGAATCCTCGACTTTTTCTACGAGCAG GGAG GCAACTTCATCGACACGGCCAATAACTACCAATTCGGAGAGTCGGAGAAATGGCTCGGTCAGTGGATGAAGAAGCGTGGCAACCGTGATCAGATGG TCATCGCTACCAAGTTCACCACCAACTTCACGGCCGGCCCTGACCAACCCAGCGTCATGGCAAACTATACCGGAAACGGCACCAAGAGCTTGTTCACGTCGGTGAATGCGAGCCTCGAGAAGCTGCAGACCGATTACATCGACTTGCTCTATGTCCACTGGTGGGACTACAGCACCTCCATCG CCGAGATGATGCAGTCACTCAATCAGCTCGTTTGCAGCGGAAAAGTACTCTACTTGGGCATCAGCGACACCCCTGCCTGGGTCGTCAG CAAAGCAAACGAGTACGCTCGCAACCATGGCCTTCGTCAGTTCTGCGTCTATCAGGGGCGTTGGTCTGCCGCTTCTCGAGACTTTGAGCGTGACATCATCCCCATGTGTAAGTCGGAGGGCATGGGCATCTGCCCCTGGGGTGCTCTCGGCGGAGGCAAATTCAAAacggagcagcagcggcaatCCAAGGAAGGCCGCCAGACGGATTACGCCGAGACGGACATCAAGGCCAGCGCCGCtctcgaggccatcgccagACGCAAGAACACGGCCATCACTAGTATCGCACTCGCCTATGTCATGCACAAGACGCCTTATGTTTtccccatcgtcggcggtcgAAAAATCGATCATCTCCGGGGCAACATCGAGGCGCTCACGATTCGCCTCAGTGACGAGGAAATCAAGGAGATCGAGGACGCGGTTCCCTTTGATCTGGGATTCCCACACAACTTCCTCTGGATCGGCGGCAATGTTCCGGAGTCTCCGCAAGACATCTGGTTGCTGAATTCGGCGGCAACCTATGACTATGTCAAGGAACCCAAG CCTATTACGCCGCAGGAGTCAGGGGAGTAG